A window from Brachionichthys hirsutus isolate HB-005 chromosome 4, CSIRO-AGI_Bhir_v1, whole genome shotgun sequence encodes these proteins:
- the stx2b gene encoding LOW QUALITY PROTEIN: syntaxin-2 (The sequence of the model RefSeq protein was modified relative to this genomic sequence to represent the inferred CDS: inserted 1 base in 1 codon) has protein sequence MKDRLAELTASRTHEDEDVPVPVPVPVDRDVFMESFFRKVEDVRVLVEKISHQVEEMRRTHSTILSAPHPDDRTKDQLDALASDIKGNANVLRAKLKSMEQGFPKDDAANSSVDSRIQKTQHTVLSRMFVEVMTQYNETQVFFXERSKGRIQRQLEITGRLTSNEELEDMLESGNPSIFTSDIISDSQLTRQALNEIESRHQDIMRLESSIRDLHAMFMDMAMLVETQGELVNNIEKNVSNAAEYIYRAKEETKKAVRYQKKSRRKCMILALALLILLAVIALIVGLSVGLTKPPP, from the exons ATGAAGGACCGGCTGGCCGAACTGACTGCT AGCAGGACgcacgaggacgaggacgtccccgtccccgtccccgtccccgtggACAGAGATGTCTTCATGGAGAGCTTCTTCAGGAAG GTGGAAGACGTTCGCGTCCTCGTGGAGAAAATCTCCCAccaggtggaggagatgaggcgGACGCACAGCACCATCCTGTCCGCGCCCCACCCGGACGACA GAACAAAGGATCAGCTGGACGCCTTGGCCAGCGACATCAAAGGCAACGCCAACGTGCTGCGAGCCAAACTGAAAT CCATGGAGCAAGGCTTTCCCAAGGACGACGCCGCTAACAGCTCTGTTGACTCCAGGATCCAGAAAACGCAG cacacgGTGCTGTCCAGGATGTTTGTGGAGGTCATGACCCAGTACAACGAAACCCAAGTGTTCT CGGAgagaagcaaaggaaggatCCAGAGACAGCTGGAGATAA CTGGGAGACTCACCAGCAACGAAGAACTGGAGGACATGCTGGAAAGTggaaatccatccatcttcacgTCAGAC ATCATTTCAGATTCCCAGCTCACACGGCAGGCCTTAAACGAGATCGAGTCCCGGCACCAGGACATCATGCGTCTGGAGTCGAGCATCAGGGATCTCCACGCCATGTTCATGGACATGGCCATGCTGGTAGAGACTCAG GGTGAACTGGTGAACAACATTGAGAAAAACGTCTCCAACGCGGCCGAATATATTTACAGAGCGAAGGAAGAGACCAAGAAAGCAGTGCGATACCAGAAGAAGTCCCGTCGG AAATGCATGATCCTCGCCCTTGCGCTCTTGATCCTGCTTGCTGTCATCGCACTAATTGTGGGTTTGTCTGTTGGGCTAACCAAACCCCCCCCGTGA